A single region of the Oscillospiraceae bacterium genome encodes:
- a CDS encoding insulinase family protein, translating into MTNITTLSNGVTLLLEPVDSVRSASIGIWANVGSRHETAAQNGICHCLEHMVFKGTTRYSATRLAALTDSVGGQFNAYTTKDATAYYARVLHNHLATAQDILTDMVFHANLRDKDLSLERSVILEEIDMYEDSPEDLVGETLLQAVFPGQALGRPILGSPETLQTLTGKDLQTMRDQAYRGSNLIAAIVGQYNDTDIKNFADVLSTIPASEAVQTQKASYISAVIATDKPLEQNHLCLTFPCLPAGHGRRYIKHLLCGILGGGWSSRLYQALRETHGLCYNVYCNTTSFIDTGLLSVYTALGHDTEDKALRMIGEILASLAHDGPTQDELDRHRESVKASVVIGLESTGSRISHAVHSMKVLGHVATTDEIITGYDAVTVEQIRQLAAETLRQPSFSAVGQVKHTDAYRNLIEKALCLSC; encoded by the coding sequence ATGACAAACATCACAACTCTCTCCAACGGCGTAACGCTGTTGCTGGAACCCGTTGACAGCGTTCGAAGCGCGTCAATCGGCATTTGGGCGAATGTCGGTTCGCGGCATGAGACAGCTGCCCAAAACGGCATCTGCCATTGTCTTGAACACATGGTATTCAAGGGCACGACGCGTTATTCGGCGACCCGGTTGGCGGCGTTGACCGACAGCGTCGGCGGACAATTTAATGCCTACACCACCAAAGACGCGACTGCCTACTATGCTCGCGTCCTGCACAATCATTTGGCCACAGCGCAGGATATTTTGACTGACATGGTGTTTCATGCCAACCTGCGCGATAAGGATTTGTCACTCGAACGCAGTGTAATTTTGGAAGAGATCGACATGTACGAAGATTCGCCCGAAGATTTGGTCGGCGAAACTTTATTACAAGCCGTCTTCCCCGGACAGGCGTTGGGTCGCCCAATTCTGGGGTCGCCTGAAACATTACAAACACTGACGGGCAAAGACTTACAAACCATGCGTGACCAGGCTTACCGGGGATCGAATCTCATTGCCGCTATCGTCGGGCAATACAACGATACTGATATTAAGAATTTTGCCGACGTGCTCAGCACCATTCCGGCCAGTGAAGCTGTTCAAACGCAAAAAGCATCATACATCTCCGCCGTTATAGCAACTGATAAGCCGTTAGAGCAGAACCATTTGTGTCTGACGTTCCCCTGCTTGCCCGCAGGACATGGTCGACGATATATCAAACATCTATTGTGCGGCATTTTGGGCGGCGGATGGTCATCACGGCTGTATCAAGCCTTGCGCGAGACGCACGGATTGTGTTACAATGTGTATTGCAACACAACATCGTTTATCGATACAGGATTGCTAAGCGTTTACACCGCACTGGGCCACGACACCGAAGACAAAGCATTGCGTATGATTGGCGAAATCTTAGCTTCATTGGCGCATGATGGCCCAACCCAAGATGAGCTTGATCGTCATCGCGAATCAGTTAAAGCCAGCGTGGTCATCGGACTCGAATCAACCGGCTCGCGCATATCGCACGCCGTGCACAGCATGAAAGTTCTCGGCCATGTCGCTACAACTGACGAAATCATCACCGGTTACGATGCCGTAACAGTTGAACAAATACGCCAACTGGCAGCTGAGACGCTGCGTCAACCGTCATTTTCAGCCGTCGGACAAGTCAAGCACACCGATGCGTACCGAAATTTGATTGAAAAGGCGCTTTGTTTGTCATGTTAA